From the Perca flavescens isolate YP-PL-M2 chromosome 21, PFLA_1.0, whole genome shotgun sequence genome, one window contains:
- the LOC114548486 gene encoding monocarboxylate transporter 6 isoform X1, producing the protein MTQRNGIRGTSDRCLQSEASGDREPAGAGMEKVHEINDGMEKVHEVNDNMEKVHEVNDGMEKVHEVNDGMEKVHEVNDGMEKVHEANDGESEEGAQGNECRDSAPVKGEVTAPDGGWGWVVLAATIIVLALTLAFPSCVGIFYTDLQNEFHASNSETSWVPSIMTSVLHAGGPLCSVLVEKLGCRATVMLGGVLSGLGMAASSFTQSITQLYITAGVITGLGFCFSFQPAVTILGHYFVRRRAFANAMSSTGTALGLCFLPFLGDYLHTELGWRGSFLVLGAILLNCCVCGAVMRPLQPPKHRGQPLMNHGPPPPEEETERTEKGRMRRIWSSLGASLSKHMAFDQLCHNTRYCVYAIGITWMMLGFVVPLIYLVPYATANDMEQSRAALLLGILGMVNIVVRPPFGILFSMSWFKGRHIYVFSAALLVNGLSNSICCIGPSFPVLLAYVAVYGLSMSVVGSLMFTVLMEIVEMSRFPSALGLLAIMESVTLLIGPPLAGVLIDRTGQYFHVFFACSAVVASSAVFLMVSFCWLDKRDSELSKQGQPPARPEPAVDLAPGCQYISVPTEGDKDKASSNGAEYSV; encoded by the exons ATGACTCAGAGAAATGGAATCAGAGGGACGAGTGATCGCTGCCTCCAATCTGAGGCCTCTGGGGACCGGGAGCCGGCAGGGGCCGGTATGGAGAAAGTCCACGAGATCAACGACGGTATGGAGAAAGTCCACGAGGTCAACGACAATATGGAGAAAGTCCACGAGGTCAATGACGGTATGGAGAAAGTCCACGAGGTCAATGACGGTATGGAGAAAGTCCACGAGGTCAATGACGGTATGGAGAAAGTCCACGAGGCCAACGACGGTGAATCTGAGGAGGGTGCTCAGGGAAATGAATGCAGAGACTCCGCGCCTGTAAAGGGAGAAGTCACAGCTCCAGATGGCGGTTGGGGCTGGGTGGTGCTGGCCGCCACCATCATAGTCCTGGCTCTGACCCTGGCGTTCCCCTCCTGTGTGGGAATCTTCTACACCGACCTGCAGAATGAGTTCCACGCCTCCAACAGCGAGACCTCCTGGGTGCCGTCCATCATGACGTCAGTGCTTCACGCAGGAG GTCCCTTATGTAGCGTGCTGGTGGAGAAACTTGGTTGCCGAGCGACGGTCATGTTGGGCGGCGTCCTGAGTGGGCTGGGAATGGCTGCCAGTTCATTTACCCAGTCCATCACACAGCTCTACATCACGGCCGGGGTTATCACAG GACTTGGTTTCTGCTTCAGCTTCCAGCCAGCGGTGACGATCCTCGGGCACTACTTTGTGCGTCGCCGTGCGTTCGCCAACGCGATGTCGTCTACGGGCACAGCGCTGGGACTGTGCTTTCTGCCTTTCCTGGGTGACTACCTCCACACAGAGCTGGGCTGGAGGGGAAGTTTCCTTGTTTTGGGGGCCATCCTGCTGAACTGCTGCGTGTGCGGAGCAGTGATGAGGCCCCTGCAGCCCCCCAAGCATCGCGGCCAGCCGCTCATGAACCACGGACCCCCTCCGCCCGAGGAGGAAACTGAGAGGACGGAGAAAGGGAGGATGAGAAGGATATGGAGCTCTTTGGGGGCTTCTCTGAGCAAACACATGGCCTTTGATCAGCTCTGCCACAACACACGTTACTGTGTGTACGCCATAGGCATCACCTGGATGATGCTTGGGTTCGTGGTGCCTTTAATTTACCTGGTTCCCTACGCCACAGCTAACGACATGGAGCAGAGCCGGGCCGCGCTGCTGCTCGGCATCCTGGGTATGGTTAACATCGTGGTGCGGCCGCCCTTCGGCATCCTCTTCAGCATGTCATGGTTCAAAGGGCGTCACATTTACGTATTTTCCGCTGCTCTGCTGGTCAACGGGCTCAGTAACAGCATCTGCTGCATCGGGCCCAGCTTCCCCGTGCTGCTGGCTTATGTGGCGGTCTACGGGCTGTCCATGAGCGTGGTGGGCTCGCTGATGTTCACTGTCCTCATGGAGATAGTGGAGATGAGCCGCTTCCCCTCAGCTCTAGGTCTGCTCGCCATCATGGAGAGCGTCACGCTGCTCATCGGACCTCCGCTGGCAG gaGTCCTGATCGACAGAACAGGCCAGTACTTCCACGTCTTCTTTGCCTGCAGTGCCGTCGTTGCCTCCTCCGCTGTGTTCCTCATGGTGTCATTTTGCTGGCTGGATAAAAGGGACAGCGAGTTATCCAAGCAGGGTCAGCCCCCCGCTCGACCTGAACCAGCTGTTGACTTGGCTCCTGGCTGTCAGTACATCAGCGTTCCCACAGAGGGAGACAAAGACAAGGCCTCGTCTAACGGGGCAGAGTACAGTGTATGA
- the kctd2 gene encoding BTB/POZ domain-containing protein KCTD2 codes for MAELHVVEQSGTATIEQPEHRDVRGSVRLASPTLVVPPPRSSQLSPGGGSSASGGRTVFGFPAKSNPSSPSEPADKPGSRWARLNVGGTYFITTKQTLCRDPKSFLFRLCQEDPDLDSDKDDTGAYLIDRDPTYFGPILNYLRHGKLIMDKNLAEEGVLEEAEFYNIASLVRLVKERIRDNENRTSQGPVKHVYRVLQCQEEELTQMVSTMSDGWKFEQLISIGSSYNYGNEDQAEFLCVVSRELNNSTNGIVIEPTEKAKILQERGSRM; via the exons atggctgAACTGcatgttgtggaacagagcggCACTGCCACCATAGAGCAGCCCGAGCACCGCGATGTCCGGGGCTCGGTGCGCCTGGCGTCGCCCACTCTCGTGGTTCCTCCGCCGCGGAGCAGCCAGCTCAGTCCCGGCGGGGGGTCGAGCGCCAGTGGCGGGCGCACCGTGTTCGGGTTCCCGGCGAAGAGCAACCCGAGCTCCCCGTCCGAACCGGCGGACAAGCCTGGCTCGCGCTGGGCTCGTCTGAACGTCGGCGGGACCTACTTCATTACGACCAAACAGACGCTGTGTCGGGACCCCAAATCGTTCCTGTTCCGACTGTGTCAAGAAGACCCCGACCTGGACTCCGACAAA GACGACACAGGAGCCTACCTGATCGACAGGGACCCCACATACTTTGGCCCCATCCTGAATTACCTTCGGCACGGAAAACTGATCATGGATAAAAACCTGGCCGAGGAAG GTGTTCTCGAGGAAGCCGAATTCTACAACATTGCGTCTCTGGTGAGGCTGGTTAAAGAAAGGATACGGGACAACGAGAACCGGACATCTCAG GGTCCTGTGAAGCATGTGTATCGAGTGCTACAGTGCCAAGAGGAGGAACTCACACAGATGGTCTCGACCATGTCGGACGGTTGGAAGTTTGAGCAG CTTATAAGCATCGGTTCCTCTTATAACTACGGCAACGAGGACCAGGCCGAGTTTCTATGTGTAGTTTCCCGGGAACTCAACAACTCCACCAATGGCATCGTCATCGAGCCCACCGAGAAGGCCAAG ATCCTTCAGGAGCGAGGCTCGCGGATGTAA
- the LOC114548486 gene encoding monocarboxylate transporter 6 isoform X2: MTQRNGIRGTSDRCLQSEASGDREPAGAGMEKVHEINDGMEKVHEVNDNMEKVHEVNDGMEKVHEVNDGMEKVHEANDGESEEGAQGNECRDSAPVKGEVTAPDGGWGWVVLAATIIVLALTLAFPSCVGIFYTDLQNEFHASNSETSWVPSIMTSVLHAGGPLCSVLVEKLGCRATVMLGGVLSGLGMAASSFTQSITQLYITAGVITGLGFCFSFQPAVTILGHYFVRRRAFANAMSSTGTALGLCFLPFLGDYLHTELGWRGSFLVLGAILLNCCVCGAVMRPLQPPKHRGQPLMNHGPPPPEEETERTEKGRMRRIWSSLGASLSKHMAFDQLCHNTRYCVYAIGITWMMLGFVVPLIYLVPYATANDMEQSRAALLLGILGMVNIVVRPPFGILFSMSWFKGRHIYVFSAALLVNGLSNSICCIGPSFPVLLAYVAVYGLSMSVVGSLMFTVLMEIVEMSRFPSALGLLAIMESVTLLIGPPLAGVLIDRTGQYFHVFFACSAVVASSAVFLMVSFCWLDKRDSELSKQGQPPARPEPAVDLAPGCQYISVPTEGDKDKASSNGAEYSV; this comes from the exons ATGACTCAGAGAAATGGAATCAGAGGGACGAGTGATCGCTGCCTCCAATCTGAGGCCTCTGGGGACCGGGAGCCGGCAGGGGCCGGTATGGAGAAAGTCCACGAGATCAACGACGGTATGGAGAAAGTCCACGAGGTCAACGACAATATGGAGAAAGTCCACGAGGTCAATGACGGTATGGAGAAAGTCCACGAGGTCAATGACGGTATGGAGAAAGTCCACGAG GCCAACGACGGTGAATCTGAGGAGGGTGCTCAGGGAAATGAATGCAGAGACTCCGCGCCTGTAAAGGGAGAAGTCACAGCTCCAGATGGCGGTTGGGGCTGGGTGGTGCTGGCCGCCACCATCATAGTCCTGGCTCTGACCCTGGCGTTCCCCTCCTGTGTGGGAATCTTCTACACCGACCTGCAGAATGAGTTCCACGCCTCCAACAGCGAGACCTCCTGGGTGCCGTCCATCATGACGTCAGTGCTTCACGCAGGAG GTCCCTTATGTAGCGTGCTGGTGGAGAAACTTGGTTGCCGAGCGACGGTCATGTTGGGCGGCGTCCTGAGTGGGCTGGGAATGGCTGCCAGTTCATTTACCCAGTCCATCACACAGCTCTACATCACGGCCGGGGTTATCACAG GACTTGGTTTCTGCTTCAGCTTCCAGCCAGCGGTGACGATCCTCGGGCACTACTTTGTGCGTCGCCGTGCGTTCGCCAACGCGATGTCGTCTACGGGCACAGCGCTGGGACTGTGCTTTCTGCCTTTCCTGGGTGACTACCTCCACACAGAGCTGGGCTGGAGGGGAAGTTTCCTTGTTTTGGGGGCCATCCTGCTGAACTGCTGCGTGTGCGGAGCAGTGATGAGGCCCCTGCAGCCCCCCAAGCATCGCGGCCAGCCGCTCATGAACCACGGACCCCCTCCGCCCGAGGAGGAAACTGAGAGGACGGAGAAAGGGAGGATGAGAAGGATATGGAGCTCTTTGGGGGCTTCTCTGAGCAAACACATGGCCTTTGATCAGCTCTGCCACAACACACGTTACTGTGTGTACGCCATAGGCATCACCTGGATGATGCTTGGGTTCGTGGTGCCTTTAATTTACCTGGTTCCCTACGCCACAGCTAACGACATGGAGCAGAGCCGGGCCGCGCTGCTGCTCGGCATCCTGGGTATGGTTAACATCGTGGTGCGGCCGCCCTTCGGCATCCTCTTCAGCATGTCATGGTTCAAAGGGCGTCACATTTACGTATTTTCCGCTGCTCTGCTGGTCAACGGGCTCAGTAACAGCATCTGCTGCATCGGGCCCAGCTTCCCCGTGCTGCTGGCTTATGTGGCGGTCTACGGGCTGTCCATGAGCGTGGTGGGCTCGCTGATGTTCACTGTCCTCATGGAGATAGTGGAGATGAGCCGCTTCCCCTCAGCTCTAGGTCTGCTCGCCATCATGGAGAGCGTCACGCTGCTCATCGGACCTCCGCTGGCAG gaGTCCTGATCGACAGAACAGGCCAGTACTTCCACGTCTTCTTTGCCTGCAGTGCCGTCGTTGCCTCCTCCGCTGTGTTCCTCATGGTGTCATTTTGCTGGCTGGATAAAAGGGACAGCGAGTTATCCAAGCAGGGTCAGCCCCCCGCTCGACCTGAACCAGCTGTTGACTTGGCTCCTGGCTGTCAGTACATCAGCGTTCCCACAGAGGGAGACAAAGACAAGGCCTCGTCTAACGGGGCAGAGTACAGTGTATGA